In the Terriglobia bacterium genome, one interval contains:
- a CDS encoding DUF3106 domain-containing protein has translation MVIGAKVVSAVLLSGLITLNVPSRVTTSAHRPAPVLLLQATPQKSPNSANHTAQRNGYKMGAWLQAHKDLPLDQQLKLLESEPGFKKLPADRQAALRERLKKFNSLTPAQRDQAVKRMEFLSKLTPQQRQQLRDANQQLKGLPPERQVAVHTALRHLRQMPPAERQQVIQSDRFRSTFSDQEQKLISQLAEMSPEASAAQSSQPK, from the coding sequence ATGGTGATTGGGGCCAAGGTTGTTTCGGCGGTTTTGCTCTCAGGGTTGATCACCCTGAATGTACCTTCGCGCGTAACCACTTCGGCCCATCGACCGGCGCCCGTACTGCTGTTACAAGCCACGCCGCAGAAAAGCCCGAATAGCGCCAATCATACTGCACAAAGAAATGGATACAAGATGGGCGCATGGCTCCAGGCCCACAAAGATCTTCCGCTGGACCAGCAACTCAAACTCCTGGAAAGCGAACCAGGATTCAAGAAACTCCCGGCCGATCGGCAAGCGGCATTGCGCGAGCGGCTGAAAAAATTCAATAGCCTAACGCCCGCGCAGCGCGACCAAGCCGTGAAACGCATGGAGTTCCTGTCAAAGCTGACGCCACAGCAGCGGCAGCAACTTCGTGACGCCAACCAGCAACTTAAGGGCTTGCCACCGGAGCGGCAGGTTGCAGTCCACACGGCGCTGCGACACCTTCGGCAGATGCCTCCGGCTGAGCGACAGCAGGTGATCCAGTCAGACCGTTTCCGCAGCACTTTCTCAGATCAGGAACAGAAGCTCATCAGCCAGCTGGCGGAGATGTCGCCTGAAGCGAGCGCAGCCCAGAGTTCGCAGCCAAAATAG
- a CDS encoding NAD(P)-dependent oxidoreductase: MNIAFIGLGNMGSPMAANLIKARHKLTVYNRTHSRAEALQSQGARVAATPGEAAVGAEVAITMLADDHALESVLFEKRSLLDSLPPNAIHISMSTISVALSRRLASAHAERKQHYVSAPVFGRPEAAAAAKLFIVAAGPAEQIERCRPLFDAMGQKTFLAGNDAFGANLMKLAGNFLITAVIEGLAESFALVRKAGLDANLFHEILTNSLFNAPIYKTYGALINSQKFEPAGFKLPLGLKDNRLLLAAAEENAVPMPMASLVRDRFLAALGQGMGELDWSAISKLSAKDAGL; this comes from the coding sequence AAACTTAATCAAAGCCAGACACAAACTCACCGTCTACAACCGTACTCACAGTCGCGCCGAAGCATTGCAATCGCAAGGCGCGCGCGTCGCCGCCACTCCGGGAGAAGCCGCTGTCGGCGCTGAAGTCGCCATCACCATGCTGGCCGACGATCACGCCCTTGAATCTGTCCTATTTGAAAAGCGAAGTCTTCTCGATTCGCTGCCGCCCAATGCTATCCACATTTCCATGAGCACCATCAGCGTTGCGCTCTCGCGACGGCTGGCCTCTGCGCATGCTGAGCGCAAACAGCATTACGTCTCCGCTCCGGTCTTTGGTCGCCCGGAAGCCGCGGCCGCCGCAAAACTATTTATCGTTGCCGCCGGACCTGCGGAGCAGATCGAGCGCTGCCGTCCGCTCTTTGACGCCATGGGCCAGAAAACTTTTCTTGCGGGCAATGACGCTTTCGGCGCGAACCTGATGAAGCTCGCGGGAAATTTCCTGATCACAGCCGTGATTGAAGGTCTGGCGGAAAGCTTTGCCCTGGTGCGCAAAGCCGGACTCGATGCGAACCTGTTCCATGAGATTCTGACCAACTCGCTCTTCAACGCGCCGATCTATAAGACATACGGCGCGCTGATCAACTCACAGAAGTTTGAGCCTGCTGGATTCAAATTGCCGCTCGGCCTCAAAGACAATCGGCTGCTGCTGGCTGCCGCCGAAGAAAACGCTGTCCCCATGCCGATGGCGAGCCTCGTTCGTGACCGTTTTCTCGCCGCGCTGGGTCAGGGCATGGGAGAGCTTGACTGGTCGGCGATTTCTAAACTTTCTGCGAAAGACGCAGGCCTGTGA
- a CDS encoding lactonase family protein — protein MKGFPRLLRAAVFSCFLIIFFSLVMLMAGCSPSSVTRGGPTPTPSPGNAFVYTANAGGNSVSGFANDGTGALTAVPGSPFAVAGEPFGLAATPNNQFLYVTSFQNNQVSSFSISPTSGVLTPLTCPTVATTDVQPLKITINPAGTLLYTANQVGSVTGFTINTTTGCLTAISTTLTDATARGITIDQSGQFVYVVTAGGGIDAFQIGATGTLTRLAVGAFDSGTTTMLAVKAVPTFEVLVATDGGSTNNLRTFVINTDGSLTPIIVTPTGSSPPNPSAIAFNTPLNATTPLVYIANTASNNLTVNTVNNAGTTGTASLTVPAGTGPIDLAVDPSGKFLYVANNGSSTVSVLNANITAANTTTALISTSPTGGGPESIVVVGHP, from the coding sequence ATGAAAGGCTTTCCGCGCTTGCTTCGCGCCGCAGTTTTTTCCTGCTTCCTTATCATTTTTTTCAGCCTCGTTATGCTGATGGCTGGATGCTCTCCCAGCAGCGTCACCAGAGGCGGCCCAACGCCAACTCCATCGCCCGGCAATGCTTTTGTCTATACGGCAAACGCGGGCGGAAACAGTGTCTCCGGCTTTGCCAATGACGGCACCGGAGCACTAACAGCGGTTCCCGGTTCGCCTTTTGCCGTCGCCGGAGAGCCTTTTGGACTTGCCGCCACGCCGAACAACCAGTTTCTTTACGTAACGTCATTCCAGAATAACCAGGTGAGCAGCTTTTCCATTAGTCCTACCAGCGGAGTGCTTACGCCGCTGACCTGCCCGACCGTTGCCACTACTGACGTACAGCCATTGAAAATTACTATCAATCCCGCAGGCACGCTGCTTTATACGGCAAACCAGGTGGGAAGCGTTACCGGATTCACCATCAACACAACCACCGGCTGCCTGACGGCTATCTCAACCACGCTAACCGATGCCACGGCGCGCGGAATCACCATCGACCAAAGCGGCCAGTTCGTTTATGTGGTAACAGCCGGTGGAGGCATTGACGCATTCCAGATTGGAGCCACCGGCACGCTCACGCGGCTGGCGGTTGGCGCCTTTGATTCCGGAACCACCACCATGCTGGCCGTAAAAGCCGTGCCCACGTTTGAAGTGCTTGTGGCCACTGACGGCGGCAGCACCAATAATCTACGCACTTTCGTCATCAACACCGACGGCTCACTGACGCCCATCATCGTGACGCCCACAGGATCGTCACCGCCCAACCCCAGCGCCATTGCTTTTAACACGCCGCTGAATGCCACCACGCCACTGGTTTACATTGCCAATACGGCTTCCAACAATCTGACTGTCAACACCGTGAACAACGCCGGAACCACCGGCACAGCCAGCCTTACGGTGCCCGCAGGCACAGGTCCCATTGATCTGGCCGTGGATCCCTCCGGCAAATTTCTTTATGTGGCAAACAATGGATCGAGCACCGTGTCAGTGTTGAACGCGAACATTACCGCCGCGAATACCACTACGGCCCTGATCTCCACTTCGCCGACCGGCGGCGGGCCGGAGTCGATTGTGGTGGTCGGGCATCCGTGA